TAAATCAAATTCAAAGCCtgcagaaaaagacagagagtcATTGGCCAGAAGGATGCAGGAAGATATCCAGTCACACTTCAACAGCCCATTCACTTTCTCAACCAGAATCTGTAAGAAtgtcttgtttttattgttgctatGAGAAGAGTTATAAATAATCAAACATGTGGCACCAGCATGGGAGTGTAAAAGAAGAATTATAAACACATCTTAATCATGCTGGATTTGAAAGCATTGTGGGTTATTTTATGAGGCATAAAGCAGTGAAGCCACTGATTTAGTGAATGAAATACCATATCTCAATATACATGATGCTGAGAAACATGAAGGAGAAATTAATTTGAaaccatgaaaaataaataaaagcccAGAGACAGATGAATTTCCTGCAGAACTTAAAATTTTTCtccggaaaaaaaaaaaaggaaaattttgtaGTAAGAGCTATAAATAAAGGGTTTTAATAAAGATAAGTCTCCCATTCTTGCAAAGAAGGAATTATTAATGTATACCAAAAGGAGATAAACCAAGAAAATACTGGAAAATCTTGCTGTTAAAAACACTCTTAAATGTTGTCTTAAACGTAAATAACGTAACATGTTTACTATTATATCTTGATTTTGAAAAGCATATGATATACTTCATTGAAAATTTATCAATAAAGTGTTAAAGGCATTTGGAATTGTAAGAGATACTTAAACGaaacattttattcaaatattaaaagattaaaatattcaaaagatTATCACCTTAAATGTTACAGATTTCATCAGTCCATTTCCACAGCAGCAAACAATGTGAACAAAATACCAGATTTGGTGGGATGaaaaaaggatttttgtttGGACAGTCAAAACCAACacccaaaaccaaaaacacagATGTTGTGAAAGAACAAAATGGTGATAAATGTAGTCCAGAAGATTCAATTCCATTTCTTAAGCCcagaacagagagaaaggatTCAGATCTAAAATTTGCAGAAGTCCAGGAAGCTATGGAATCTGGTCAAAGTGTTTTTAGAAATAAAGGTAAGGTCAAGATTGTACTTTTTGAAAACCAAATGGTagaaaaggttttttaaaaaattgtaaagcacTGTCAATGTTAATTTCATCATCTTGCACctacaaaatatttagtaatGCTAGATTttactgcaataaaaaaaataggttgATCTTAGGCATTTCATGCATGCTACAGTCAAAAGTTTCAAAGTAGTTTTATTcttatttagtttagtttattctttgttactcctcgaggagcatagggcacaacaacaccttgccagagAACCCAGTTTTGGACAGCCCCCCTCACTTGGGCCCATGCAGTTCTGACGCcttttgccttgctctctactgttctttccAATTttctttggtctcccaactctcctcttcccctgagggttccagtcaagtgcctgcctggtaatggtgtcagctggtttgtgcagggtgtgtcctatccagccccatttgcgctttttgatgtcttggtaaacttttatttgaaaaaaagtgttgtcTTATGATTGGGTAAAGTCTAAtgtaagatactatttccccaaatctatGTGGATACTCTTCTGTTTTCAAGATAGATGCTTACAAACGTCTAAATGCGCCGAAAGATGTCAAAATCATGATGTCATGAAATGTTAATGTTCCTATCTTTATGACTGAGACCTTCATGATACACATCAaagacgtgtataggtggattgctgtctctCTGTTAAGACCAACACTAAGCCTCTTGTGAAGcgatctgctgttagtctcagcgagacTGGGTTTATTTAGCGGTACGGTGGcgtaacggttagcgcctgtcaccaatacagtgaaggttggctgcccagagttcatttctcgtctcgggcacgctgttctttctctgcacgtggcatttgtttacagggctggctgccttgccgtaatatagccttagttgctggcacggcgtaaaacaccaatccccgcCCCCTCCCCACTGGGTTTATTTAGCATTCTCTAGACACCAGTATTGCATAATATGTCCatatgtctgtcttttttttatttttattgatttttcttttggtaaagcgccatgagcctgTCCATAAGACTGGGGTTATACAAATTCcatatattgttattttatatatctattATATCTATTATATATTGCATCTTTTATTGATATACGCACCCTTGCAGATGCtagtttaaaatgaaatgaataaaattaaataattaattaagaaaatgaaaagtacaCCTctgctcatttttttaaaactagcaCCATAATAGGGCAGgtatatgattttaaaaaatgaactgcTTATTCAGCTGCTGTCCTGAGTTTGAAAGAGCATATGTAGAGGAAGAACAGCTTAGCCAATATCATTTAGTGTGCATGCATAGCCACTTAGTTTCTTgagtatattttttatcttactTTTATATCTAACAGGTGTAATCAAATTGTGCTTTATGTATGGTACAAACACATAAGATTAATAACAGCTTGGTTttctataaaataatataaaattagataataataatattgagtACTGTACATTTCCAATCAGTGAACATCATTTACCTTATTTTCATACTATCTGATGGCAATCATTCccatagttaaaaaaaaaatcctgttccCTTCactctgggatattttctttggAAAGAGATAAGCTGCCCTAAGTCACAAGGCTTTTGACTTGAAGGACATTTGCATTCATCCAATCCTTGAGATAattctctcttttatctctagTTATGCTCTGTGTTGTATAtatgcatccacacacaaagtTCTCAGAGGTTTTGAAAGcaacttctttatttttaatagtgTTTCACAACATCTTCCCAATAAAGATCATTAATTTTGTTGCAGAATAAGACTGACATATTCACTTCCAAACGTTTTCATATTTCTGAGGATAGGACACATTGTTAGACAAACCTTTTGTTGATCTCTGtatgtgcatggtgatgtttgtagttAAGAACAGAAAATTGGTATTTACCCAGATATGGAGAAATATGATGAACTGAGTTTTGCtcaatcataagaaaaaaaagtattgcacCTTCTAGTACATTAATAATCTCACATCCTCATGCTCTTTTTGATTGTACAGATTGGGTGACAGAAGATCTGCTGgaaaaagttcagaaaaatgAACTGTTGTCGAAGCGTTTAAGTGATCCCCACTTTATGCAGGCCATCACAGATTTCCAGAAAAATCCCCAAGCTGCTATTACTAAATATCAAAGCAATACAGAGGTGTGGAGTCTTCTGAAGGAGTTTTCTGGAATTCTTggtaaatttttacttttatatcaTTGCATATTTGAAGATATTACCAGACTCATAAGTTTCAAACTTATATATAATTTGGACATATTTAATTATAGAACAGGATTTTAAAAAGCTATCGTGTTTCTGTTTAGTATGTTTTAGAGCAACTGGTTGCGTTCTTTTGCATCAAATTTGGCAGAAGCACATAGTCAATATCTACGTAAACCATGCTTGTTGCATCAGATTAGTATtttaataagaataacaaacatttaatcTGAGCTTTGGGAAAATTAATGAATACTTTCAGAATGACAAAAATCAGCTCAGAGATCATTAATAGGAACAGCTTTCTTTTCACCATACATTGTGTAATATTTAAGATTTTATGTCAAATTAACTAACAGGTGTACTATCTGTTTACTGTTCACAGCTAAGTTTTAAAGCCTTtagtaaaattgttttgaaaatctcTTGTATGTGTCTCACATTAGATTAAACAGATTTGGGTGCCacccctttttcttctttggcgACAGCATTTGGCCAATTGCCTTATTTAGTTTCCCACAGGGATCATCTTTAAAGCTTTCAAGGCTGACCTTAAGATCATATCTTTTGTGAATGCGTTCAGTAGTAGCTGGTCtccttttcttactttttgtctATCCCTTTTGTGAAATTATTCATTTGCAGTAATTTTTTTGATGgtgtattcttttattgttgttactggATGTAGGGTTAAGTTTATTCTTACTGAAAATGGACTGATTCATTGTATTAAAGGGCAACATTTTATGGAATTGggagaaaaacaagacatggCTGGAGGTACAACTCTGCAATCTGTAAAAACGGAACCATTGTCTCATGCCTTAAAGATGAAGCACCATCTCCTGCAAGGTCACAAAAAATGGAGCAGCTTCCAGAGGATCCAGATGTGCAGAAGATTTTGTCTGATCCAGTCAATGTAGAAATTTTATCAGACCCAAGTGTTCAAAAACTCTTTCAGAGTTTACGCAGCAACCCTGAAGAAGCTCAAAGGTTTGTTTTAAGCTGTTTATCACATATCTCATGTGCACTGTACTTGATAATTGTAGCTATCTTTTTATAGAAggtctttttaaaatgaatgctCTGTTTATAGTATTATAATTCTGAACTTTTATTCCTTGTGATATTCTTCTGAGATGCTCTCTGACCAAATTTTGACCAGTCTAtgatgctgatataaaggcaattattctgaaagccaggCCAGCAACTTGCCAGTTAGATCCAATACCCACAAGCCTTCTTTGTGAATGCGTAGATATTTGACTTCCTGCTATCACATAGAAACAGACTGTGTtcgttgatggtcaaacatatCACCCTGCTCCTCTTTCTTGTGACGTCCCTCAATTAAAGGCTCAGTACTCAgcccagttctgttcattctgtatacactttcatcttgcatccagtctcacaaggtttctcatcaatcatatgatGATGAGACACAACTGTTCTGCTTCGCTCCACCAGCTGAGTCTCACtttgctaccagcaccatagaatcCTGTATTAATGACATgaaagactggatggtaacaaacttAAAGTAAATGATGACAAGATTGAAGCCCTTTTatgtttgagaagaagaaattcatCCTTCGCTTGTTTGTCCACAAAGTCACCTCAAGGTGGGCGAATCCAACATCACCCTTGCATTATCAGTCAGGAACCTGGGATTCATTGTTGCTATTGACATGACTCGGTCTTGCTAaataagttacagctgtctgttagTCTAATATGAGCTACGCAATATCAGCACCATCCTTCACATCCTGTCTACGAgtgctaccaacactcttgtctgtgagTTTGTTCTATTCAGGCTTTAATTGATTACTAAAATGCCTTGCTTGCTGGTTGTCatgcataccttcttcacaatTTCCAGAatgtacagaactctgctgcacatctggtgcttagagctaggaaaagGGACCACACCActtctctcctttgttttctgcactggctccCATTGTTCTTGTATCGAGTACAGACTGGTCGCgctgtattttaatttctttgctggcacctgccctgattatttctctaaactgctcttcccttacattccagctagacaactccactcctcatctgatgatcatcttcttactttcctgtcaccagaacaacaacatatggccacaggattcttagttattgtgcagtgaagaaatggaactttctccctttccacatctgccacctacccactattgaatcctctAAATGTGAACTGAAAATGctcctcttctgtaaacattaccgctaacaacctttccccagaatgctagtcctttttcacactcttccttttgtaatatgttaccgtcagctcttgttcttgttatttggttcctatTTGCATTTTccgcatttgattttattctttgttagtactgttgtttattctttttatagttcatgttgtttgtttgtttcctgtcaatgtatgctgtccatgttttgttcttgttctcaTGCACTAAGAGCACACTCCctaggagtgtatgtgctttacaaattttgcaattattactattattattaattctgcAGGATGATTCGTGAAGGAGATGACTTGTTCCGGGCAAAGGTGGACCACCTTATTTCTCTCGGACTTTTAAGATTTCAAACATGAAGCATCTTTGCAGTGCTGTACACTGCATTATAGTATGTGAACACTGCCAAAGAGAAGTTTGCTATGAGCACAAAATGTGTTAATAACTATGGAATGAGCattcatttcaaatgtttagaaaaaatagaaattatttgTCACCTGCTtacttttctctccattttaAGTAGAACATCTGGTCATACTTAGCAATAATAGCAATGTCAGTTAAGTATAAGGCATTTTCTTAGTaatatctgtgaaaaaaaaggaaggataaaCCCATATGGTTCTTAATGTGTCTGTGCATTCTTGTGATTGcatatgaacatttattttcatgctgacatgtttttgtgtgttgaagtgcatttgtgtgtgcatgtgcatacatgcatgtgtgtatgtatataataaatgcaagaaaTGATTTGTTCTGTGTTATATTTGCATTGTTGTGTTTGCTGCTccttattaataataataaagatgtgaTTTGTGTAGCACATAATCatgctcatgaaggagcatgttCTCAGCACTGAAGACAAATAGTAGACATGAACAGAatgaaaggagaaacaactatatgcagacaaataataaaagacaaacagaagacaaaatagTAATAAGGGAAGGCACGATaaagatggagagtgtcatTAATCTGTGGAGAAAGGTGGACTAGTCAATTGACTGTAATCAAAACCATTGACAGCTACGTTGATTGGTGTAAAGAGTAATGCTTAtggaacaaatgtgtttttaatgcacatttaaaggatttgatAGTGAGTAGGCGGCAGATATcgaagggaagagagttccattgtaacaaaaaaatcacataaagtTGTTCTGGTAAAATAAGTActctaataattatttttccacAGGAATTCATGAAATTAATTTCATTTGGTAAATTTCAAGAAGAGCTATGCAGATAATAAACATGTTCttacaaattgttttcttttgtataaatttataattagtTAATTACGCAAAGTCCAAGGGTCGGGGAGTGACGGTGTTTTACGACGAggcagcaactaagactatatcgcggcaaagcagccagtcctgtaaacatatgccacatgcaaacagaacagcgtgcccgagacgagatgtgaatcCACAGCAGCCGACGCTCACGGTCCAAGGGGAATAACTCTGCATTGTGTAGCAGGCGGCCCGAGAAGACGACCGAGAGCGATGGGAGAAGAAGTGGTTAACGAGGAATTTGAACTCGAATGTGCACCGCAGTTCCTTTCATCGGGTGTTCCTAGGCATCTGTGGAGTGAAGCTTATCGTAAACTTTCAGAGGAGGCAAGttagaacatttttttgttcaacatcgtcgtcgtcatcatcaccatcatcagttTCTCATATTTACAATTGATGGTCGTGGCGATGTCCACAGCGATATAACCACCAAACATGTTTTATCGGGTTTCTGTCATTCTGGATTAAGCATGTCTTAAGCGTCATTTCTGGTAATACTCGGACGAGGCGTTGCTTGAGCAGTTCCGCCATAGGTCTTTGGGAAAGGTTCAGGCGCGAAAGCAATCAGGCCAACTCTGGCACATCTCTAGTACACCACATTATAGAacaccatggatgtgtaatacaagttcacgAGGACACCAAAAGGATAATTTTTACAGTTCCTTCATTCTGGTGGCACAAGTTATTCTATTATcatacaatgcattttataattatactgGTTTCAGTAATTATATAcaatgcattctataattatagagaaagaagataaatcAAAAATATTGAGAAGTTTTTTTGAAGGGTGTGCTGCCTAATCTTATTCCTTGCATTGTCTTTTTTCCATCTACTATAGGCCAGCAGTTAGCCAACCTTGGAGTACACAACCTTGTTTGTTCCAAAACTGTGCACCCTGTGgttgtcatttattattatttatgctttaTTGGGTGcttataaatgcattttttaaaatggctttTAAGTTTACAAGAGAATTGAGATTGAGTTTACAGATTCACCTGGGCTACCTGGTTTGtaaattaaataatgtttgcttgcttttggTGTGTTGGAAAGTAGAATTTATCAATAGTTAAATATATATAGGTAGGTTAGGGCAGTATTTACTATGAttcatcaaatcaaatcaaatcagactttattgtctgtcgagcaGACCTATCAAAGGTCTGCTTCTTATTCCTTGCCTGTGGAATGTGGTCGTCTATTAATCTAAATAAGATCGTCCAGCTGTCTGACTAAGTGATCCATGCACAATTGTGCATTCTAGATGATGTAAGTGCACCATAGCCTGCAGTAGCAAAATCATCTGTGACAAAGAGCACTTTCTTCTCAATACTTTACCCCTGTACCCTCCTCCAGATGCTATAAAGTCTCCATCTccttattaaaatgaaaaggtaCAGCAACAGCTTTATTCTCTCCACCATTTGACTGCTAAATACTATGTAATGATGTTGTCACCTGTTAATATGTGTACAAGTTTTGATGCATGTATTTGGtttgtgcgtatgtgtgtatagAGGACAAGTGtaagttgtttgtgtgtgtttgtgtggctgAATGTGTTGGTGTGAATAATAAgctctataataataatgtaggTCAGTAATGGTAGTGAGGgggctttttgttttgtgagcacttcttttctttgcaaaataatttGTCCAGGGTtcatattgaaataataaaagttgtcTTCTTTGacttgaagaaacatttttgttacattatctttctttgattttttatttctactttgtTTGAAACACTTGCTAAATGCATTTGAGGGTATTGTAGTTGTAGGAATAGTTTGTCTCGACTTAATGGCTTTCCAGATCTTTATTTTATTGAGAAAGACCCCCTCCCACAAtatcacaaaacacacacacatgcacagatgTTGATGATACCAGAAATATAATCATGCTATTGCAATGTTAACATGATCATGGAAAATGTGTTGTTTAATACAGGTATATGATGCTGGGAAGTATCTCTGTTGGTTTAAATATGCAGTAGAAGGTGAACAGAATGAGTCACCAACATACCTGACATACCTGACCCCAGCAGATGAGGAGGGGTTAAAAGCTGCCAATCCAGAAAAGTTAGTATATAACACATATGACATTACTAAAATAAGGTTTTCCTCTCAGATTTTATCCAAGCTGCTTTTGCATGTTATTCTCTAAGcaacttttttcatttaatgaTGCGTGTTCTAGAATATTTCTTTGCAGGATAGTGATGATTGTGTATGTGGCTTTGCCCAGGTGGATTTTTGCTGCTAACtcttctgtgattttattgtcaaattttgatttatcaCTTCATTTGAGGCAGGGTTTTTAAGAACATGAGAACCACCCTTTTCACGAACAGCAGCACTATGATAgatagtttagttagtttagtccttgttactcctcaaagagcatagggccgcaacaacacctcgccaacagacccagttttgggcaacCCCCTATGATAGATATTTACATCATAgttgcaacagcagcagcggcaatggctaggTTGAACAGGGTCTGGCAATCCTATAACATCAGATTTACTAtgaagtacaatctgtacaagtccctcataGTATTAGTAGATATTGCTTTATGGATGTGAAATGTGGAGTCTGGCTGCTGAGATAGAAGAATTCAGGCATTTTAAGAAGAtatattttcctattttctctgtttagtaaatatttgtcaGAATGTCTtctaatatttgtttgtttggagtaTCACTAACATCTTAAagtggagagaaaaaatattaaatgaacaTCTCAACAACCAAATACATAGATTAAACATGGTCCATTACCTTACCATAACCAACAGGAATGTTTTGACAAATTTG
The sequence above is a segment of the Pomacea canaliculata isolate SZHN2017 linkage group LG6, ASM307304v1, whole genome shotgun sequence genome. Coding sequences within it:
- the LOC112566709 gene encoding uncharacterized protein LOC112566709; the protein is MAEDEIPPLEDMTELLNQIQSLQKKTESHWPEGCRKISSHTSTAHSLSQPESISSVHFHSSKQCEQNTRFGGMKKGFLFGQSKPTPKTKNTDVVKEQNGDKCSPEDSIPFLKPRTERKDSDLKFAEVQEAMESGQSVFRNKDWVTEDLLEKVQKNELLSKRLSDPHFMQAITDFQKNPQAAITKYQSNTEVWSLLKEFSGILGQHFMELGEKQDMAGGTTLQSVKTEPLSHALKMKHHLLQGHKKWSSFQRIQMCRRFCLIQSM